The Nycticebus coucang isolate mNycCou1 chromosome 17, mNycCou1.pri, whole genome shotgun sequence nucleotide sequence GCGTGGCCCCAGGGGTCCCCACCCTGGCGCCAGGCTGCTCCCTTCGCACTGTCGGCCCTGCTCTATGGCGCTAACAACAACTTGGTGATCTATCTTCAGCGTTACATGGACCCTAGCACTTACCAGGTACTGAGCAATCTCAAGATTGGAAGCACCGCTCTGTTCTACTGCCTTTGCCTCAGACACCGCCTCTCCACACGCCAAGGGTTAGCACTGCTGCTGCTGATGGCTGCAGGGGCCTGCTATGCAGCAGGTGGCCTTCAAGACCCCCGGAACACCTTTCCTGGGCCCCTTCCAGCTGCTGCCGCCAGCCCCATGTCCCTGCATATCACTCCACTGGGACTTCTGCTCCTCATCTTGTACTGCCTCATCTCAGGTTTGTCATCTGTGTACACAGAGTTGCTCATGAAGCGGCAGCGGCTGCCCCTGGCACTTCAGAACCTCTTCCTCTACACTTTTGGTGTGCTTCTGAACCTAGGTCTGCATGCTGGTGGTGGCCCTGGCCCAGGCCTCCTGGAGGGTTTCTCAGGATGGGCGGCACTGGTAGTGCTGAGCCAAGCGCTAAACGGACTGCTCATGTCTGCTGTCATGAAGCACGGCAGCAGCATCACACGCCTGTTTGTCGTGTCCTGCTCACTTGTGGTTAATGCTGTGCTCTCAGCAGCCCTGCTGCGGCTGCAGCTCACAGGCACTTTTTTCCTGGCCACGCTGCTCATCGGCCTGGCTGTGCACCTCTACTATGGCAGCCGTTAGCCCCAACCCTATAGATTGAGTGCCACCATCAGAGCTCCCTCCTAGGCCTCCCTTCCCATCTCCTCAGCAGCCCTGTAACAAGTGCCTTGTGAGGAAAGCTGGGGAAGTGAGAGCAGCCAGTTAGTCTCTGGAGCTGGGTGGATGAAGGGAGTATACCTAGCAGATCTGAAGAGTGGATTTGGTTATGGAAACTTTTAAGCACCCCACCAAGTTCTTCTGGTTTAAGGAATTAAGGTAGCATCAATATCTAGGCCAGACATGACCCCATCCCTGAGCAGGCAGGCTCCCTCCCTCATCCGGCATGAACACAGTTGCTTTCCTTACCTACTTAGCTACCCCAGCAGACCCACTGCCCCCAGGCCTGGTGCTGGGTAATTCAGCCCAGCTGTGGTGCATGATTCCCTCATAAGGAATGTTCGACCCCGCTGCACCCACCATTCTCAGGCAGGAAGGCCCCCAAAATAGCCACAGATTATACAACCATCACCTAGACCGTTCTGTCAATCTCCTCAGTTCCAGCAATACTTGGAGAtatcccctcttctccctccacaGTGCTGCTCCCCATACCCAGCCTTTGTTCTGGAAACCCCAGAGATAGCTGGGGTTTGACATATCTCAGGGAATGTTGGCCCTGAGCCCTATATTCCTGACCTCTCTGCTCATCCCAAATGCTCTCTTGAAGCCCGCTGCCCACTCTAAGGCTCCTAGGAGGGGGTGCCATCCTCCCCACTTGGGTCCTGCATCTGACAAGCAGTCTCCCAGCTCCCAATAGCCTGAGGAAGCTCTACACAGAGTGACCTAGGACCAGGTACAGGAAACTTCTGTAGCTCAATCAGTGTCTCTAACTGCATAAGCAATAAGGTCTTAATAAAGTGTTCTAGAGTGTAGGGTGGTTCCTACAACCACAGCCATGATTGTCTTGTGTCTTCTGTTTGCTCAGCTCCCCTCAAACATACTTTTGTTCCCCTGGGATCCTGAGTGTTTTAATTCTGGactaaaagaaaaagtcattttctccAAGCTATTGTCAGAGGTATCATTTCCTTTGGAAAGTGTGGATCTGATCCTGGCACAGTCACAGAACTTCTGAAATTTCCCTGAAGCCCAAAGCTTGGGCCCTGGGGAATGTGGATGGAGTCTTGAGAACAGAAAATAATGGGTCCAGCAGGATAAACTGTAAATGCTAGGCTAGAAAACTCTTAAGAACACCAGTGTGGGTTTAGAGTCCCCGTTCTACCcagaccctatttttttttttttaaatctttttttggccggggctgggtttgaacccgccacctccagcatatgggactggtgccctactccttgagccacaggcgccgccctacccagACCCTATTAAAGCAGAATCTTAGGAAGTAGGGTTTGGGAATCGTTTTTCTTAAACAAGGTCCCTAGGTGATTCTCATGCACACTAAAGCTTGTGAACAGCTACCATCCACAATATAGAACTATGGCCAGACTTgaattctgcctctgccacttagCTGACTGACCTTGAacagttacttaacctctcctAGCTTCATTTGCCTTATCTCTGAAATGAAGGTCAAATGGTACCTACCATA carries:
- the LOC128568698 gene encoding probable UDP-sugar transporter protein SLC35A4; this translates as MSVENGGIPDLGRPRQARWTLMLLLSTAMYGAHAPLLALCHVDGQVPFRPSSAVLLTELTKLLLCAFSLLVGWQAWPQGSPPWRQAAPFALSALLYGANNNLVIYLQRYMDPSTYQVLSNLKIGSTALFYCLCLRHRLSTRQGLALLLLMAAGACYAAGGLQDPRNTFPGPLPAAAASPMSLHITPLGLLLLILYCLISGLSSVYTELLMKRQRLPLALQNLFLYTFGVLLNLGLHAGGGPGPGLLEGFSGWAALVVLSQALNGLLMSAVMKHGSSITRLFVVSCSLVVNAVLSAALLRLQLTGTFFLATLLIGLAVHLYYGSR